In Aspergillus nidulans FGSC A4 chromosome II, a single window of DNA contains:
- a CDS encoding uncharacterized protein (transcript_id=CADANIAT00003999), whose amino-acid sequence MYRQEPRCFLQQTADIGEELMASLLEEYANQKKPTNREIYHKIRQYKGEGLQSATVNSWPLAKWDANQHASLVDHHWLY is encoded by the exons ATGTACAGGCAGGAGCCAAGGTGCTTCCTCCAGCAGACCGCTG ATATTGGTGAAGAACTGATGGCCTCCCTACTAGAGGAATATGCCAACCAGAAGAAGCCAACCAACAGAGAAATTTATCACAAGATCCGGCAGTATAAGGGTGAGG GCCTTCAATCAGCTACTGTCaattcctggcctttggccAAATGGGATGCAAATCAGCATGCTTCATTGGTTGATCACCACTGGCTGTATTGA